Proteins from one bacterium genomic window:
- a CDS encoding DUF2089 domain-containing protein: protein MAKLPTRCPGCGAKLIIKTLECPSCKARVEGNFEIPMLCDLDDKEMEMLYLFLKTRGNLSEVAKILKISYPTARQRFEEFLKKIGIEPAVSKDKISEILEQLERGEITPEEAEKRIRAMTRT from the coding sequence ATGGCTAAATTACCCACAAGGTGCCCGGGATGCGGTGCAAAACTGATAATTAAAACGCTGGAGTGTCCGTCGTGCAAAGCAAGGGTAGAAGGCAACTTTGAAATTCCCATGTTATGCGACCTCGACGATAAGGAAATGGAAATGCTCTATCTCTTCCTAAAAACGAGGGGAAATCTTTCTGAGGTAGCAAAAATCCTGAAAATATCATATCCAACTGCTCGACAGAGATTTGAAGAATTTCTGAAAAAAATAGGGATAGAACCGGCGGTCTCAAAGGATAAAATCTCCGAGATTTTAGAGCAGTTGGAACGCGGTGAAATCACCCCAGAAGAAGCTGAAAAGAGAATCAGGGCGATGACACGGACCTAA